The genomic region TATTCGTATGACTGGTAAACAGGCCGAGATCACGCTGCCGGACGCGACGCTGGCCCCGGCGAGGGCGGCGACCACGTTGTTCTTCGCGCTGGCCGGGTTCGTCTTCGCCAGCTGGGCGGTGCGCATCCCCGCGGTGAAGGAGCAGGTGGGCGCGTCACCGGCGGCGCTGGGACTGGCCCTGCTGGCGCTGTCGGCGGCCGCGGTGGCGACCATGTCGGTCAGCGGGGCGGTGTGCCGCCGGTTCGGCAGCCGCCAGGTCACGGTCGCGACCGCGGGGCTGCTGTCGCTGACGGTGGTGCTGCCCGCGTTCACCCACTCCGCGCTCGCGCTGGCCGCCGCGCTGCTCGTGTTCGGGATCGCCTACGGCGGTATCGACGTGGCGGTCAACAGCGTCGCGGTGGAGCTGGCGGAGGCGCTGCGCAGGCCGATCATGCCCAGCCTGCACGCCGCGAACAGCATCGGCAGCCTGGCCGGAGCCGCACTCGGCGGCCTGCTCGCCGCCCACCTCTCGCCCGCCGGACACTTCCTGCTGGTGCTGCCGCTCGGCTTGCTGGCCACCGTGATCGCGGGCCGGATGCTGCTGGCGAACCCGATCCCGCGTCCGGAGGCGGTCGCGGCGCACGGGCGAGCCCGCAGGCCCACCCCCGGTGTGGTGGTCTTCGGCGTGATCGGGCTGTGCGCCGCCTACAGCCAGGGCGGGCTGGACAACTGGATTCCGTTGCACCTCACCGAGAACCTGGGCGCGAGCGCCGGTCTGGCCGCGATCGGCTACGCGATCGTCCAGGGCACCATGGCCGTCGGCAGGCTGGCCGGCACCGCGCTGGTGGAACGGTTCGGGCAGACCAAGGTCGTGGTCGTCGGCGGGCTGCTCGCCTGCGCTGGCACGCTGGGAGTCGCGCTGTCCTCCAGTCTGTGGCTGGCCTTCGCCGGTCTGGTGCTGACCGGCGTGGGGCTGGCGAACATCTTCCCGCTGGCCATCGCGGGCGCGGGCGCGCTCGGCGGACCCGGCGGCGTGGCACTGGCCGCGCTGATGGGCTACGCGGGCATCCTGCTCGCACCGCCCACCATCGGGTTCATCGCGGGCCAGTTCGACCTGCGACTGGCGCTGGCGCTGATCGCGCTGCTGGCCGCACTCGCCGCGCTCGCCCAGTTGGGTCGATCGGCCTACCGGCGTACCAGGGCTGGCCGGTGACGACCACAGTCCGCAGTGGACGGTACAAATGTCCTGACTTGCCGGAACATCCTGGTACGAGGCAGTTTCGCCCTAACCTGGGTGACGATGAGCGCGCAAACCCCGCCCAGAAGGTTCAACGCCGCCAACGGTCTGCTGGAGGGCCTCGGCGTCATCCTGCTGCTGGTGGCCCTGTGGACGTGCTACCAGGCGCAGTTCGCCACCGTGGACGTGCCGATGTGCGGCGACAAACCACTGCGGCCAGGCAGCGTCTGCTTCAGCCTCACCAGGGAAGGCCCCGCGGTGGGCTACCAGGAGCTGCTGGACGCCCAGCGCGCCGCGGCTCCCGGCCGGGCGTTGCGGGCCAGTGTGATCGTCGGTGGTCTTGGCGGGCTGGCGCTG from Crossiella sp. CA-258035 harbors:
- a CDS encoding MFS transporter is translated as MTGKQAEITLPDATLAPARAATTLFFALAGFVFASWAVRIPAVKEQVGASPAALGLALLALSAAAVATMSVSGAVCRRFGSRQVTVATAGLLSLTVVLPAFTHSALALAAALLVFGIAYGGIDVAVNSVAVELAEALRRPIMPSLHAANSIGSLAGAALGGLLAAHLSPAGHFLLVLPLGLLATVIAGRMLLANPIPRPEAVAAHGRARRPTPGVVVFGVIGLCAAYSQGGLDNWIPLHLTENLGASAGLAAIGYAIVQGTMAVGRLAGTALVERFGQTKVVVVGGLLACAGTLGVALSSSLWLAFAGLVLTGVGLANIFPLAIAGAGALGGPGGVALAALMGYAGILLAPPTIGFIAGQFDLRLALALIALLAALAALAQLGRSAYRRTRAGR